One Pelmatolapia mariae isolate MD_Pm_ZW linkage group LG1, Pm_UMD_F_2, whole genome shotgun sequence genomic window, CAGAGAGGCCCCACGACCCGCCGTTTCCATGGTTTCCACAGCAGTCGCTCCGGAGACAAGCGGCTCTCGTTGCTCGTCCAAAGTGTGGTTTTCTTGCACTTGAGCTGAGGCAGGTGAGGTCTCGCTCTCCTGTGCAGCATCACCTGCAGCAGCGTCATGTTGCCTGTTTTGATGCGAGGCTGCTGGTGTGATGGAGGCAGCACGCCGGTGAGCAAAAGCCTGCTGGTACTTGGACTGTAACTCTGTCCTCGCAACAGACACTAGGCTtcgtctcctctcctcctcactgTGGTCATCAATGGCAAGACGCACTTTATCTGCAAAGTCTTTTATCTTTTTCCCTTTGTCAGGTAGCGTCTGCAATAACCTCCtgcaaacaacacaaacacatcattgCAAAAAGTATACTTCAAGCAATATTTCAATACACAACCAGAGCAACAATAAATGTCAGACACATACATGTCTGTAACCCCTCCCTGACCCCAAATAAGAAAAAGTCTTTCATGCCATGTTTTCCTCTTAATTGTTCATAATGGCAGCCAAAGCTGATACTGATCTACTTCATTGTCCTACTTCCCATACAATCACATTTTTgataagaatttaaaaaaaaaaaacatattatgtTACATTATGTGAACAAAATCCAGGAAAACATGTCTGGAAATATTATGTGGTGCAAGTGTAACACAGAAAACTACTGATGCACACCAACTTCTGCTAAAaattatatatcattttttgagTAAATTGGCAGAAAGATACAAATGGAGGCAGTATGACGCATCTGATGCAGTGATGAAAACCTAAGGCCAGATTTACCAGCATGTTGCACCAGCACAAGTGGGTTTTGGcattaaaaaaagtatttttaaaaaaagagtttctTTATCAAGGTGTGAAATATAGGGAGGagaacatttaaataaagcatACAAACTGATCTACCAACACCAGCAACATGTGTTTTACTACTAACTACATATTTgagttttgaaaataaataaataaatacatttgcacCTTATTCTGAAATGACTGCACCTGTGTTTAGAAAACAGCCCCACATTTGTAAATCACCCGTAAAACTGAACACTCCTATTAGTGCCATTTGGCCTCAGTGACTAAATCTGGCAGTGTAAATGTCTAAGTACCCTCAGCAGTTGCTGTTATAGGTTAACTGCATCTGTAAAGGTGTTCCCATATTAGTTAAACAGAAAGAGGATTTCTGTGTTTCTGATGGTATTAATAATAATGGTAGTTTATCGTTTTCAAATGGTCtactttttatttgtattttagttaaataaaatgttttgtttttttacatctagttttagttaactataACAAACTTGCtggaaaacaggaaacagccatcagaagatgggtcaTAAGTATGGAAATGGTCACTGACAATACCCTGGTAGGCTGCAGAGTTTAAATCATGCTCAACTGGTGCTAGGGTGCCTAAAGTGTGTCAAGAAAATGtctctgacatcatcatcattattgttACCACGACTAGCTCCCTGAACTGTTCATACAGAGCAGCATGCATCCATACTTTCATGTTTAAGCCAATGTCTGATCGCACCAtctgttgcagcagaaatcgaaacaggtgtacctaacaaagtggccgcgagtgtttgtttttttaccccaTGTTACAGCAGAGTAGTGTCGCCCGTGCATCGTTTTTTACAAAAGCATTTCATATTTCCCCTGAGCCAAAGTGGACTTATATAAACACGTCGTCAGTAGATCatctgttttagttttagtgcATATTCCTGAACACATAGAAGTCACTTTACCAAACCGGATCAAAGCTAACGGGATGGCCGTGCGCATAAGTGTCACGCTTCTCTCATACTACCTAAGGGTTAAACTTACTTGTTACTGAGGATCCTTTCTTGTCGGAGTAGCAGTTCATGTAGTTCTTCTTTACTCAGGTGTCCCAGGTCTCCCACCTCTCCCTGGCGCTCTGTCCACGACGAGGACATCACTGTTAGCTACAGTAAGCTAACGACAGCCATCCACAAACAGCACGAGCCCGCTTTAAACTTCAACGTAAACACGAAGGTTTACGGTAAATCTAACGGTTGATTGATTCCTTTTTTATTAGAGAGCTTCAGAAAACTCTTTAAGTGACAAATTCACTTCTTCAACACATGACACAACAACATTTCAAAGTGGGaccctgcttcttcttcttcttcttcctgtgtGAAAAAAATAGCCCTCTATCGCCTCCACTGTATGGGACTCGGTAACACACCTCTTCCCTGTAAAGACTGTGAAGCTTATTTGCTGCCCTCTCCCGGTCAAACGTGGTAACCAGCCTGATGCAAGAGCTTAGCAGTGCGATCAGTACAGACAGTCTGGACTGGGCTGGTGTCTCAGATTTTCCACAGCTGCATTTCCTGTCCGGATGTTTTCCAATCCACTTCTCACTCAGCTCAACTGACAATGAATGACCCAAACACAGCTGTGTCCTCTCCAGCCTGTGTCAAAGTTCAAAGTCAGTTTTGGTTGCAGCTGTGCCGTTGGAACAAAGTCTCTGCAGACTTTACCTTTAGAGTTCAGACTCTAAGTCAAAGTTTAAAGTTTTCCATTTTTTCCAGAATGTATTATTCCAAGACCTATTTCTCAAGTATCCCAGATACTGTCAAAAAGAGAAATGCTTCTTTTTTCACGCTTATCTTTGTTAATCAATTGTAATCAAAGTAAAcattaagttttatttttttagtcctGAACCTAATCCTccaaaatgtttaatttcttcttcatctttcaGCTTCTCTCAGTCACCACTGGCTTGCTGTCCTCATACACTTTGACACATATGAATGCACGGACATATCAGCTGAAAATCAAAGATTGTGTTTTTACTTCTTTCAGCCCTTCATCGCACTAACCTGTAAATTATTCTTTTGTTGTAGCTTTTGTTATATCGGCTCCACATTCCTAATCATGACTGGTGTGTGCAAATATCTTGGCTCATTTTGATTACTCAATGCACAGCTCATTATGCAGTGAATAacttgaagcagcagcagacacCTACAAATTGATATTGTGAAGTCTGCACATGCAATCATAAAAAGCCCTAGAATTCACTGTAGACACACATTCATGCATGTTTATATAAAAGTGTGTtactaaataaaagaaatacaaacCCATTTTTAAAGACTCTTTCTTGTAAGCGCAGCCATCTTGTGACACATTCAGGATCATTTGCACAGTCTTTATTATCCAAACAGATGCTGGCCTCTCATCGTTAATCGTAGTATTATATGTACCAACGAGGAAAAGGCACATCATAAAACTATTTCAAACACAGCTGTGGCAGTACAGACAACACCTGGATAACACTTGTGCCAGTGGCTCAGGAACGGCAgtcacctcattaaagttaaTATCGTTAATAACAGATTTCTCAAGAATTTACCACGTCCTATTTTACCATATTACCCTGCTTCCAATTAAAATAGCTTTCCTTTCACCACCAGGATCACAGAGTAGGCTGTCACAAAGGCACAAAGCATGgtaataaatattatattattgacAGTAACAAAATATCATATGTTTAATTTGTACAGACCACATATAAAATGATAGGAAAATACACGCAATAACCATATCGACCTTCATATAGGACTGAACGCTCATAGCTCAGTGAGCAACATGAATAGAATAGATTCActgtaaacaaaagaaatatattCCATATTATATCAgttagaaaaatatttttttacatagcaTCACATCATTTACATCCTACATCAAGCTACTTTTATCATTATTAGAGCTATGTGCAAACATGGGACAGAAACCCACATAAGACTTTTTTTGCTTCACTGACCAAAAATCATTATCTGCGACATAAATGAGTGAGATATTACTGACATGGATGTGccagctttaaaatgatttaaaacagATTCTTGTGttagtacatttttaaaagaatatttgtaaaaaaaaaaaaaaaaaaaaaacagaccaaaAACAATCGAGGTTTAAGGGAAATATTCCACACTTTGGTCTAGTTAATATTAACGGCTCTGATTGCATAAGTAACCCTCCTATATTCACTATAGGGACAAAAATATTGGACAATTCTTATTAATACTAGAATTCAGTTGTATAAAGTCAAATGCCTGGCCAGGCAGTCTGTATTTACAAAGAACTGGTTGTTCCAAAGAGCACACTTTAATGCTCCCGTTGCATGGGTTTACATGGCAGAGCAGCTCCTGCAGGTGtgctgtgtgttgtgttgtgtctgATATCCCAGTGTTGGTGTTGTCCCTGCATTATCATAATAATGTtggtccaggatcaacattgcaactgACCATTCACTTTGTTGataaaaagggggggggggggattcttttgtttatataaaatgttattgtgttttattaagTATATTCTTTATAAAGTTATGCaatgtaataaatgtattatcaAGTTAGGTTGGTTGTTAGCCAACTGGCATTATCAAGTTAAGTTGGCTAATACCGGTTAGCATTAGCTTAGAATTTGGCTAAATTCTAAGCTAATGTTTGGCTCACTCAATGCTCCAACGTCATTGGTCAGGTGTAATGTTGATGCTAGATCAACATTATTATGATGATAACAACATCAACACGGGGATATCAGACTGTGAGTAATGTGCAGCTAGGTCGGTAGTTCTGTCCACacagtttatttacatattATTATTTCCCGCATATGTATTCTGAGTCAGCGGTATTCTTGAAGCACACTAGCTGATGTTTTAATGGCTAACCTGACTTTACATCACCACTTTTTCACTTTCAATCCTAAAGTTAACGTTACTCTATGTTATATACCAACACAGAGTAATGTTATCATATTACATTatcaaaatttgtttttaagactgttattttttacaatttgcTGTGAAAAATTTGACAATTTTATGGTATGTATAGTACGTAAATGTTAAGCTCAAGTAAGAGAATAATAAAGGATGTTACTACTGCATTACTCCAACCAGTTTTTTAATACGCTTGTCTCTTTCCCAGCATACGCAGACTGAGTTAGAGAATACTATTATTTAGCTTTAGCTACATATTTACTGTTGACATACAGATTAGCTCTGTACTTAGCACTGATACaaaaaagagaggaaacaaaataaaatccaacCATCAACAAGTTTAAAGAAAAGTAATTAAACTGTTCACTCATGTTGTCATCCACATGGAAACTAAGCTATCATCTGACAGGAAATCTGGATCAAACGAGTTTGTAACTGGGGACAATGACTTCCGTgagtttcttttaatttccagGTTTTTTTCACTCCCAGTTtgataaaatgttgtttttactCTAATTTCCTGTTTTCAGGCTGATTTTGTTGCTTATGAAAAGAAGTTTGTGCGTTACTTGTTAACCCTGTTTTCAGTAATTATACTAAGCTAAATGGCTTCATAGCTTCATTGACTCTCCTTATTTAAGTCTTGGCTCATGTATTTCCCAGGACTGCTACTTAACTTTAATCTATGTTTATCTTTGCTGTCATTTCCATGAGTTTCATGAACGGCGTATAAACTCGCACTCCTGATCGTGGTTGAGAAGAGGGCGGGGATGAAGTGGACTCTTCTGGTATGGAGTGTGTGCCTCTGCTTGTTTGTGCGTCCAATTCGTCTTCTCCAGGCTGGACCGGACTGACACCAGCTTCAGACTCAGATGGGTGGATGTAGGAGAATGTCCCACGCTCCTGTGAGGGGCTGGAATCCAGGAAGCGGCTGTACTGGACAGGAGTGTACCTTAGTAAACTTGAATGTAGCCTGCTGGGGGGAGGGTTATTAAGCTTAAACGTCCTTGGCTGAGTGGGCAGTGTTAGGGAGATCGATGGATGTTGAATGGGAGGTGATGATGAGGGTTGTGCCAGGGATGAGGGCGCTATGGAGGAAGGGTTTGGTCTAAGTGATAGAGGATGAGTGGGTGATAAAGGCTGTGTGGGTGACAGTGGTTCGGTGGGTGATGGGAGTTTCACAGGTGATAGAGGATGATCAGGTGATGGGGGTTGGATGGAAAAGAGATGAGTTGGTTCACACTGAACAGGCTCAACATCATACCTCTGTGCTTCATGTCTGCAGAAGCACAGTCAGAAACCAGAGTGAGAAAACACCTCCTAATCAAGAAAACACAACCCAATGCTACTTAGTATCACAATCCTACCTGGGGAGCAGATCACAGCCTACTCCTATCTCTCTGGTTTCCAAAACCTCTCGTGTCTTATTCTGTGTGGACATAAAATACTTGAGCTTGTCTTCTAATTCATTATTctaggaaaaggaaaacaggaaacaagaaataTCAGGTCAGTTACATGCAAAAGACTGTCGTCACTTTGCATGAAAAAAATGACCTgacgcttgcagcaacaaacagTAGAGGGGGATTAACACAGACTTTGCTGAGAGTTATTCAGTTATTCAGTGGTCAGAAGCCCATGTGATCATCTGAAGCCATGAAGCAGAATATCACACCACACCACCAGTaattaaaacacacagaaaacacaccaGTCTCATCCTACCTCACACTCCACTATTGCAATCCTGTCCAGAAGCTCAGAGATGAACATGTCCTTCTGAGCAACTTGAGCTCGCAGAGATTCGACCTTCACAAATTCAAAaagatatacattttaaaaacattatttatataatttacaGGGAAAACAGAAATGGAAAATCCAGTTCACAGCAAACTTAACTAGAATCGTTATCTAATCTCTGTTTTTCCATACATAGAAATGAAGGCAATGAATAACTGAGCTATAAATACTTCAGTGAAGGCAAATAATGCCCCTTTATCTCCAACCCCTTCCCatcaaaattatgaacatgaaTTCACCCCGTTAGCATGATGTCCCACCCTTTATTGACTCTGTGTGCAGTGAAGTTCTCCGTTCCTTGTGTGCATTGACATTATCCATGGTTTTAATGGCAAACAGACTACTTATGTAAATGTATGAGACACTCCCACTATCAAAACAGGTGGAACAGAGGAGTTGAATCCACGGTCTACATACAGATAAATAAATCCTACTCACCTCCTCAATCATTCCTTTGACCTTCCTCTGTTGACAGAACACCATGTCGTTCAAGTGTTTGATCCTCTCGCGGAGATCACCTGCTTCACCTTCCAGCTCTTTGGACCTAAAAAACAACCACAATGTAGTCCCACATATGAAGGAAATAGGACTCTAGCACCCTGATTCATTTGCAAACATCGATGAAAAGAGTTATGTGCTTTTTTCCCTTCTAGGTAATTAATCTGCCTGCACAATGCTATAAACATCCTGAAAAACTCCTTTTAATTGCTCCAAAGTGCATCTTGCTCAACTGGTTTAAAGGGCCAAGCGTAAGCCACTCTGCTTCAGGCTTCAAGAAAAAGTGTTTATGAAGGTTCTTAGCTGACTTGAAAAAACCTTTCAGGTCTGCACTTTAGGTAAACGTACGAAAGAATTTTAAGCTGAACTTTTACACAAAAAccaacatgtttatttttttaattaatatccCATCCTATTCAATTATTTCTCAGTATTATTGTTGGATGTGCTGTCTGAGGTGGGGTTTATCGTGCATCCTGTGTGTTAGCAGCTCCTTGTTTAAGACCTCTGCGCCAAGAATAAAAGTTTATCCCTGATGTTGGAAACAGTTtgagaaaacaaaccaaagacaAAGAACTTCCTCAGATCTAATGCAGTGTTGGCCAAGTTTTATCCACTTTTAGAGAAAGGGTCACACAACCAAAAGCCTGTAACAGAGCCTTTAGATTCACGCGCAGCTTAAATTTTCTATCTGGACTTTAATTTGTACCTTTTGGCTACAGTTTGGTCAGTTCTGTCCGTCAGCTCCATCAGGCGTAGGCGCTGTTCGCAGTCCTTCAGCTGCTTTTCCAGTTGGCTCTTCTCCTGTGGAAATCACAACATTTTATCTGTTTTCCTATGACACCATGGCTGAATGAAAATCCCAATACTTAAAAGTTTGAGTCTTTTTGGGAAGTAAAATCACTGACATCGGTCGTCTCCTTAGATTACAGGGTCCTGATGGGAATTCTTTACTATTCATAACAATGTAACTTTGGCACGTAACATCCACCTGAAATCACACCAAGATTCTCCTGGCAGGAAAACACTCCAAACTCCAACAATCCCTATCAGTTTGAGCATCAACATAAGCAAGGCAACAATCCCAATCCATGGAGGCCCCACCCCACAGTCCACAGGAGTCCGCAGGATTGACTGCTGGCACCCCCAGTGGTCCCGTTCCCAACCGGTTTGAGCTGTAGGGAAACCTCGGTATCAGGCATGTGGTTTTAAAGTAGTGGGTCCTAGGTGTTTTTGCAGCTGGCCAAGTGTTATGTTGTATGCAGTAAACATGGACTGAACTCCACTACGTGCACATGTATACGGTCATAACCTTTTACAGAAGGTTGCTTTTGTACATTTAAGAAGTATCATCTTCATCGTTTCCTAAACATTTGACTGATATATGACAGATCCCTCAAAGTattgtgtaatttttgttttacacaattTTGTTCAAGGGTCAAGGGAACAGGAagacacagatacaaacattacatttttgaCTTACCTTTCCCATGCAGTCCAGGAGACGCTCCACTTCCATGATCCTCTGGTCCCTCTCTGCAATCTTGGCTTCTGCGATTTTGATGTTTCTCTCCGCTTCCTCCAGTCGTCTGATGTACTCATCGAGTTGGGCCTGTGCAAACAGAAATATGTCTGCCACTCTTCTCTCAGCTTAGGCTTGCCTCATTGTCAAGAATTTTGtaacttttttatttgtaaattgTGTACAGTTAAAGcaaaagcattttaatttcCTTAGGTAATCTACGTCAATAGGTTTGGTTTCTgctgtcaaaaaaacaaacaaaaacaaagtgtgaTGTATGTATGAATAAGGACCAAAGAATGCAGACCTGTAGGTTTTCAAtctcctccctgtgcctgcGTTGTTCTTCCAGCAGCTTTTCCTCATACTCCTTCTCTAGCTTTTCCGAGAGCTCCTTTAGCGCCTTATCGTTGGCCTCCCGTGAAGACTCCACCTGGACAGTCCACAGCATAGCAAAAATTAGCACTTTGCTCAGCTGATTAGGCCACATTCTGCTCAGGGTAGAAGATGCAGATGCAGCTGATGTGTTTCTGTTCCGCAGCAATATGATATGTTCCGAtaaaggtttgctgtgtctcagATCACACAGTGATTTGAAAGCTGGACTCTCTGCTTTctaatgtaaattaaaaaatttttttaaaaaaactaggACAGGAGATGGTTTCTCAAAACTTCAGGAACTGTGATGATGATCGGTAAAGCTGGATTTTAATGTTACCTGCTGCAGAGATAGAAAAATCTTCtttcatttattgatttattcactGTTGGTAGGGGTCATGAAGTCCTTAACGTCCTGTCCTTCCATCACTCTTACTGACTCATCAGACCACTTTGTTACAGGACAGCTGAGCACTTCACTGTCCCTTTAAATGTACCCAAAGTAGCGCTTGCACAAAACTTGAGGGAAAATTTTGAATTCCACCCATTTATTTTGGCCATGCTGACATCTCGGTCTCGTGGCCTTGTGGCATTAGAAGCAGCCACTTCCACTGTAaagttttgggggggtttttaaTCTGTGGACACACGTGGATTCATGTTCGTTCACACAGTAAGAGTTTGTGTTTGCGGGACTACCTGAAGCCTGAGAGTTTGGTTTTCAGCCTGTACTGCAGCCAGCTCGCGCTCCTTGTCTCTgagctgttgttgtgttttctcATAGG contains:
- the myzap gene encoding myocardial zonula adherens protein isoform X4, which gives rise to MLRYGSRPTVSTTTTEDSPEALRERRIRRLRLTLYPGENGNKEPKTEKSDTTENEKDVNGMWKRKNGLIQRESPPGQESPQQHLGDMTNGVPETSLRHHGPKVYGVVQRTGSDRQEVMAREWTTSHLQDEMRYIREVRDSLEKVRERMYGQFGGMQQSMQKLSQELRAANAHKRSLESEVKIRTAAMESFDQMNSSLISANLTLQKSLLDDCQKRVSSRDDVKSLRSTYEKTQQQLRDKERELAAVQAENQTLRLQVESSREANDKALKELSEKLEKEYEEKLLEEQRRHREEIENLQAQLDEYIRRLEEAERNIKIAEAKIAERDQRIMEVERLLDCMGKEKSQLEKQLKDCEQRLRLMELTDRTDQTVAKRSKELEGEAGDLRERIKHLNDMVFCQQRKVKGMIEEVESLRAQVAQKDMFISELLDRIAIVECENNELEDKLKYFMSTQNKTREVLETREIGVGCDLLPSTAASWIPAPHRSVGHSPTSTHLSLKLVSVRSSLEKTNWTHKQAEAHTPYQKSPLHPRPLLNHDQECEFIRRS
- the myzap gene encoding myocardial zonula adherens protein isoform X2 — its product is MLRYGSRPTVSTTTTEDSPEALRERRIRRLRLTLYPGENGNKEPKTEKSDTTENEKDVNGMWKRKNGLIQRESPPGQESPQQHLGDMTNGVPETSLRHHGPKVYGVVQRTGSDRQEVMAREWTTSHLQDEMRYIREVRDSLEKVRERMYGQFGGMQQSMQKLSQELRAANAHKRSLESEVKIRTAAMESFDQMNSSLISANLTLQKSLLDDCQKRVSSRDDVKSLRSTYEKTQQQLRDKERELAAVQAENQTLRLQVESSREANDKALKELSEKLEKEYEEKLLEEQRRHREEIENLQAQLDEYIRRLEEAERNIKIAEAKIAERDQRIMEVERLLDCMGKEKSQLEKQLKDCEQRLRLMELTDRTDQTVAKRSKELEGEAGDLRERIKHLNDMVFCQQRKVKGMIEEVESLRAQVAQKDMFISELLDRIAIVECENNELEDKLKYFMSTQNKTREVLETREIGVGCDLLPRHEAQSRFLDSSPSQERGTFSYIHPSESEAGVSPVQPGEDELDAQTSRGTHSIPEESTSSPPSSQPRSGVRVYTPFMKLMEMTAKINID
- the myzap gene encoding myocardial zonula adherens protein isoform X1; this encodes MLRYGSRPTVSTTTTEDSPEALRERRIRRLRLTLYPGENGNKEPKTEKSDTTENEKDVNGMWKRKNGLIQRESPPGQESPQQHLGDMTNGVPETSLRHHGPKVYGVVQRTGSDRQEVMAREWTTSHLQDEMRYIREVRDSLEKVRERMYGQFGGMQQSMQKLSQELRAANAHKRSLESEVKIRTAAMESFDQMNSSLISANLTLQKSLLDDCQKRVSSRDDVKSLRSTYEKTQQQLRDKERELAAVQAENQTLRLQVESSREANDKALKELSEKLEKEYEEKLLEEQRRHREEIENLQAQLDEYIRRLEEAERNIKIAEAKIAERDQRIMEVERLLDCMGKEKSQLEKQLKDCEQRLRLMELTDRTDQTVAKRSKELEGEAGDLRERIKHLNDMVFCQQRKVKGMIEEVESLRAQVAQKDMFISELLDRIAIVECENNELEDKLKYFMSTQNKTREVLETREIGVGCDLLPRHEAQRYDVEPVQCEPTHLFSIQPPSPDHPLSPVKLPSPTEPLSPTQPLSPTHPLSLRPNPSSIAPSSLAQPSSSPPIQHPSISLTLPTQPRTFKLNNPPPSRLHSSLLRYTPVQYSRFLDSSPSQERGTFSYIHPSESEAGVSPVQPGEDELDAQTSRGTHSIPEESTSSPPSSQPRSGVRVYTPFMKLMEMTAKINID
- the myzap gene encoding myocardial zonula adherens protein isoform X3, translating into MLRYGSRPTVSTTTTEDSPEALRERRIRRLRLTLYPGENGNKEPKTEKSDTTENEKDVNGMWKRKNGLIQRESPPGQESPQQHLGDMTNGVPETSLRHHGPKVYGVVQRTGSDRQEVMAREWTTSHLQDEMRYIREVRDSLEKVRERMYGQFGGMQQSMQKLSQELRAANAHKRSLESEVKIRTAAMESFDQMNSSLISANLTLQKSLLDDCQKRVSSRDDVKSLRSTYEKTQQQLRDKERELAAVQAENQTLRLQVESSREANDKALKELSEKLEKEYEEKLLEEQRRHREEIENLQAQLDEYIRRLEEAERNIKIAEAKIAERDQRIMEVERLLDCMGKEKSQLEKQLKDCEQRLRLMELTDRTDQTVAKRSKELEGEAGDLRERIKHLNDMVFCQQRKVKGMIEEVESLRAQVAQKDMFISELLDRIAIVECENNELEDKLKYFMSTQNKTREVLETREIGVGCDLLPSRFLDSSPSQERGTFSYIHPSESEAGVSPVQPGEDELDAQTSRGTHSIPEESTSSPPSSQPRSGVRVYTPFMKLMEMTAKINID
- the myzap gene encoding myocardial zonula adherens protein isoform X5, which produces MLRYGSRPTVSTTTTEDSPEALRERRIRRLRLTLYPGENGNKEPKTEKSDTTENEKDVNGMWKRKNGLIQRESPPGQESPQQHLGDMTNGVPETSLRHHGPKVYGVVQRTGSDRQEVMAREWTTSHLQDEMRYIREVRDSLEKVRERMYGQFGGMQQSMQKLSQELRAANAHKRSLESEVKIRTAAMESFDQMNSSLISANLTLQKSLLDDCQKRVSSRDDVKSLRSTYEKTQQQLRDKERELAAVQAENQTLRLQVESSREANDKALKELSEKLEKEYEEKLLEEQRRHREEIENLQAQLDEYIRRLEEAERNIKIAEAKIAERDQRIMEVERLLDCMGKEKSQLEKQLKDCEQRLRLMELTDRTDQTVAKRSKELEGEAGDLRERIKHLNDMVFCQQRKVKGMIEEVESLRAQVAQKDMFISELLDRIAIVECEPLPGFQPLTGAWDILLHPPI